One window from the genome of Bacteroidales bacterium encodes:
- a CDS encoding S-adenosylmethionine:tRNA ribosyltransferase-isomerase, protein MLLAENLNIKDFSYTLPLERIAQFPLKERDDSKLLVFKDNKISENIFKNISKYLPENSLMIFNDTKVIQARIFLKKPSGAKIEIFCLEPQDEYNIAFEKKGNCKWKCFIGNASKWKTGLLFNKIKHDNKEICLSANQLYCEKDFFIVEFCWQPENLSFAEIIDMFGQTPLPPYIKRFSDDTDKNKYQTIYAKEKGSVAAPTAGLHFTKNVIEEIKKKKINFSNITLHVGAGTFKPVKSSIENHKMHTEFFFISKEFLITLINNKYKNIISVGTTTLRTLESLYFMGVKLKVDKDFRDNEILFLEQWEAYQDNYNIGISFEESLNYLLEYLKNKNKTILSARTSLIIIPGYKFKTANYLITNFHMPQSTLLLLVAAFIGDKWENVYIYALKNNFRFLSYGDSCVFQRFF, encoded by the coding sequence ATGTTGCTTGCTGAAAACCTTAATATCAAAGATTTTTCATATACTCTTCCCTTGGAAAGAATTGCTCAATTCCCATTGAAAGAAAGAGATGATTCTAAATTACTTGTTTTCAAAGACAACAAAATCAGTGAGAATATATTTAAAAATATTTCCAAATATCTTCCCGAAAATTCATTAATGATTTTCAATGATACAAAAGTAATTCAGGCGAGAATATTTTTAAAAAAACCAAGCGGTGCAAAAATCGAAATATTCTGTCTTGAGCCGCAGGATGAATATAACATTGCTTTTGAAAAAAAAGGAAACTGCAAATGGAAGTGTTTTATAGGAAACGCAAGTAAATGGAAAACCGGATTACTTTTCAATAAAATAAAACATGACAATAAAGAAATATGTTTATCGGCAAATCAATTGTACTGCGAAAAAGATTTTTTCATTGTTGAATTCTGCTGGCAACCCGAAAATCTTTCATTTGCCGAAATAATTGACATGTTCGGACAAACTCCGCTTCCTCCATACATCAAACGTTTTTCCGATGATACCGACAAAAATAAATATCAGACAATTTATGCAAAAGAAAAGGGTTCAGTTGCCGCTCCCACAGCCGGGTTGCATTTTACAAAAAATGTTATTGAAGAAATAAAAAAGAAAAAAATAAATTTCTCAAACATCACTTTGCATGTTGGAGCAGGTACTTTCAAACCGGTAAAAAGCAGTATTGAAAATCATAAAATGCATACTGAATTTTTTTTTATAAGCAAAGAATTCTTGATAACGCTGATAAATAACAAATATAAAAATATTATTTCAGTAGGAACAACAACTTTACGAACTTTGGAAAGCTTGTATTTTATGGGAGTAAAACTTAAAGTTGATAAAGATTTTCGGGATAATGAAATTTTATTTCTTGAACAATGGGAAGCTTATCAAGATAATTACAATATTGGTATTTCATTTGAAGAATCATTAAATTATTTATTGGAATATTTGAAAAATAAGAATAAAACAATATTATCAGCACGAACAAGTTTAATTATTATTCCCGGTTATAAATTTAAAACAGCAAATTATCTTATTACAAATTTTCATATGCCACAAAGCACATTATTGTTATTGGTTGCTGCATTTATAGGCGACAAATGGGAAAATGTTTATATTTATGCTTTAAAAAATAATTTTCGTTTTCTCAGTTATGGCGACAGTTGTGTGTTTCAGAGATTTTTTTAA
- the queA gene encoding tRNA preQ1(34) S-adenosylmethionine ribosyltransferase-isomerase QueA gives MKLSDFRYHLPSELIALHPVKNREESRLMVVHRDTKKIEHKVFNKVIDYFHDGDVMILNNTKVFPARLYGTKEKTGAKIEVFLLRELNRESRLWDVLVDPARKIRIGNKLYFGEDDSLVAEVIDNTTSRGRTLRFLFDGSQEDFKNTIEELGQTPLPKHIKRKVEPEDKERYQTVYAQHEGAVVAPTAGFHFSKHLIKRLQLKGVNFAEITLHAGLGTFRNVDVEDLSKHKMDSEQVIIDAKAAEIVNKAKQHKKIICAIGTTSMKAVESSVSTNGTLNPFNGWTNKFIFPPYEFSIANAMITNFHLPQSTLMMMASAFAGFDFLMHVYEVAIKEKYRFFTYGDAMLIV, from the coding sequence ATGAAATTATCGGATTTCAGATATCATTTACCATCTGAACTTATTGCATTGCACCCTGTCAAAAATCGTGAAGAATCAAGATTGATGGTTGTACACAGAGATACAAAAAAAATAGAACATAAAGTTTTTAACAAAGTAATCGATTATTTTCACGATGGTGATGTGATGATTTTGAATAATACTAAAGTTTTTCCGGCACGGCTTTATGGAACAAAAGAAAAAACCGGTGCAAAAATTGAAGTTTTTCTTCTCAGGGAATTAAACCGTGAATCACGTTTATGGGACGTTTTGGTTGACCCTGCAAGAAAAATCCGAATAGGCAATAAGTTATATTTTGGTGAAGACGACTCGCTGGTGGCAGAAGTTATTGATAATACAACTTCAAGAGGAAGAACTCTCAGATTTTTATTTGACGGCTCACAGGAAGATTTTAAAAATACTATTGAAGAACTTGGTCAGACACCGCTCCCAAAACATATTAAAAGAAAAGTTGAACCCGAAGACAAGGAAAGATATCAGACAGTTTACGCACAGCACGAAGGTGCTGTTGTTGCTCCTACTGCCGGCTTTCATTTCAGTAAACATTTAATAAAAAGATTACAACTTAAAGGTGTTAATTTTGCCGAAATAACTTTGCACGCAGGATTGGGAACATTCAGAAATGTAGATGTTGAAGACCTTTCTAAACATAAAATGGACTCCGAACAAGTTATAATAGATGCAAAAGCAGCTGAAATTGTTAATAAAGCAAAACAACATAAAAAGATTATTTGTGCTATCGGCACAACATCCATGAAAGCAGTAGAATCATCGGTTTCCACAAATGGCACTTTAAATCCATTTAACGGATGGACAAATAAATTTATTTTTCCTCCTTATGAATTCAGTATTGCGAATGCCATGATTACCAACTTTCATTTGCCACAATCCACTTTAATGATGATGGCTTCTGCTTTTGCAGGATTTGATTTTTTGATGCATGTTTACGAAGTCGCTATTAAAGAAAAATACAGATTTTTCACTTATGGTGATGCAATGTTAATTGTATAA
- a CDS encoding 2-C-methyl-D-erythritol 4-phosphate cytidylyltransferase, whose amino-acid sequence MLKKFVIITAGGKGERMLSATPKQFLLIKNKPILYHAINSFYKYDKSINIIVTLPKEYISHWKKLCEKHKIKIKHTIVSGGNTRFHSVKNALNIIKDDSIIAIHDGVRPFVSEKLISNIFKVAEKNGNAIPVLLPNESMREKIGNVNVAVDRKFFYSVQTPQCFKSAILKKAYEQNFSPSFTDDATVVEQLGLKIFMVEGERENIKITTPLDFDFAKVIFEKNRR is encoded by the coding sequence TTGCTGAAGAAATTTGTAATTATCACTGCCGGCGGAAAAGGAGAAAGAATGCTTTCTGCCACTCCCAAACAATTTTTACTCATTAAAAATAAACCGATTCTTTATCATGCAATAAATTCATTTTATAAGTATGATAAATCAATAAACATTATTGTAACTCTCCCTAAAGAATACATTTCACATTGGAAAAAACTTTGTGAAAAACATAAAATAAAAATTAAACATACAATTGTAAGTGGAGGTAATACACGTTTTCATTCTGTTAAAAATGCGTTGAATATTATAAAAGATGACAGTATTATTGCAATACACGATGGAGTGCGACCATTTGTTTCGGAAAAGCTTATCAGTAATATTTTCAAAGTTGCCGAAAAAAACGGAAATGCAATTCCCGTTTTGTTACCAAATGAATCAATGCGTGAAAAAATAGGCAATGTAAATGTTGCTGTTGACAGAAAATTTTTTTATTCAGTGCAAACCCCTCAATGTTTTAAATCCGCTATTCTTAAAAAAGCTTACGAACAGAATTTTTCTCCAAGCTTTACCGACGATGCAACTGTTGTTGAACAATTAGGTTTAAAAATTTTTATGGTTGAAGGAGAAAGAGAAAATATTAAAATTACAACTCCTCTGGATTTTGATTTTGCTAAAGTAATTTTTGAAAAAAATAGACGCTGA
- a CDS encoding O-methyltransferase has translation MEITEKLKEYAESYTTPESDVLKKLNRETNAKILRPRMLSGHLQGKLLEAFSKMLKPKRILEIGTYTGYSAICLAQGLADDGILYTIEKNEELELFTKSYFDEAKLTNKIKFLIGDAIEIIPTIDENFDLIYIDADKENYCNYFDMVMEKLNPGGYIIADNVLWDGKVIEKPNPNDTETIGIINFNNKIKNDTCIEHLLLPFRDGLMIVRKCK, from the coding sequence ATGGAAATCACTGAAAAATTAAAAGAATACGCCGAGTCATATACAACACCCGAATCGGATGTTTTGAAAAAACTCAACAGGGAAACCAATGCAAAAATCCTTCGTCCGAGAATGCTTTCGGGGCATCTGCAAGGCAAGCTCCTTGAAGCATTCAGCAAAATGCTCAAACCAAAACGCATTCTTGAAATAGGAACATATACAGGATATTCGGCAATATGTCTTGCACAAGGATTAGCCGATGACGGTATTTTATACACAATTGAAAAAAACGAAGAACTGGAATTATTTACAAAATCGTATTTTGACGAAGCAAAGCTTACAAATAAAATTAAATTTCTTATAGGTGATGCAATTGAAATAATTCCAACCATTGATGAAAATTTCGATTTAATTTATATTGATGCCGATAAAGAAAATTACTGCAATTATTTTGATATGGTGATGGAAAAATTAAATCCAGGCGGATACATAATTGCCGACAATGTTCTGTGGGATGGAAAAGTTATTGAAAAACCAAATCCCAATGATACTGAAACAATCGGTATTATTAATTTTAACAATAAAATAAAAAACGATACATGTATAGAACATTTATTATTACCTTTCCGTGACGGACTTATGATTGTTAGAAAATGTAAATAG